Genomic window (Equus przewalskii isolate Varuska chromosome 12, EquPr2, whole genome shotgun sequence):
GCCATCTGCACGACAGCGCCAGACCAGCATCGCCCTCGGGGCCGCGGGAGCCCTGCTGTCGGGTCCTGCGCGGGCAGCCAGCTCTGCCCATCCAGTGACAACTGCCCGCCAAGGCCTTGTTTCCAGAGATGTGGCCGTGTGGTGACGGGGCAGGTGCACTGACGCATTGAACTTAgtgaagttttcttttccctcttgtcTTCGTGGTGATTTTCCCATTTTCATGGTGACTTGGTCTCCGTGTCGCCTCCTCTCTCTCGAAGTCCCTCCCCAAGTGGCCCTCTGGCCGCTCTTCTCAGGCGACTGGTGCGGCTGGAGGCTGTCCCGTCCCCTTCGTTTCCTGTGGGCCCAGCCGCTGACCTGCAGCTCCCACTGTCGTTTCCTCTTTGCTGAGGCAGCCGGGTCCCTGTAGACACCTGAGCCGTGCCCGCGTGGCCCCGCATGCCCGCACCCCCCGTCAGCCTTGACACTGGACCCCCTGCCGCCCGCACTCTCCAGTCTTCCCCTCATCGTCTAGAAGGCGCAGCCGCTCTTCCCAGGACCCTGCTACTCAGCTGCTGGCCAGGAGGCCAAGTCCCTTGTAGGGTGACCCTCACGGGAAACACCCTGTGGATCACCAGTTAGCACCAAGTCCCGAGAGGTGAGCCCACTGGGTCCGGGGCACGGGGCAGGCCCCAGCCTCCCTGGTCCCCATTTTTGGAGGGATTTTTCCATCACACCAGTTTGTCAGCAGGCACGTTTGGTCTTCCTGGACCCTGTGTCGTCCAGGCTCACCCTGGATCCTgcgccagaaccagctggggcCATTCGAGGCCTCTGAGGAGGGGCAGTGCCCAGCCTTGTGGACAGCCGCCTGGCGAACAGCCCTGGGGTGGCCCCATCCTCGTGGCCTCTGTCAAAGTTCAGGCAGATGGGCTCCATCGACGCCACGCCCAAGGGAAGGCGGGCCTGCACACAACACAGGAACCATCACACCCGTCCCTGTGGGTGCCCAGGCCCAAGGGACGGCCTTGAGTGTGTGTGGTCACTCGGGTGTGGAGGACAGGGCAGCAGACAGACAGGCACAGGACACACGGCTTCCCCCAACCCTGATCCAGGAGAGCGCAGGAGCCCCATCCAGCCCCACGTGAGCCAGGCACAGTCCTCAACATCCAGGGCCTGTGGAGCTGGCGAGGGTGGTGCCAGCCAGGCCGCAGGTCCCCAGACGCCCTCACCTCTAGTGGCGGGGCCCTCCCCAGCACAGGCCCTCACCACAGGGTCCGTGGGGCTTGTCCATAAGGCTcgctgctgcctccaggagggGACTGAGGCCGGAATCACGGTGTCAGCGGGCTGGGTCTTCACTCGAGGCTCCAGGAAGAACCCGCCTCCGAGATCATCTAGAGTGAGGACGTCCCTGGGGCTGGTCTGAGAGAGGCCAGGGTctgtggcctggggaggggcgTGGGGCCTGGACCACGTGCATCTgcacaggcatcccacatgtgcCTCTGGGAAAGGACTGGAACACCTCTGGGCGTGGAACCCGGGCGTCACTGCCAAGTTGCTCGGTCCTGGCAGAGCAAGTGAGATATGGACGGCCGGAGTGGGTGGTCTGCTACCCACAGAGGACCCTGAGCCACGATGTCTGGGCAGGACCTGCCACAGACGGTGGTCCTTGGTCTTGGCTCAGCCCAGGCTGAGGTGCCGCCCATCCCTCCAGGTGGTCCTCATCATCAGCGGGAACCTGAGCTTCCTGAACTGGCTGACCATCGTGCCCAGCATCGCCTGCTTCGATGACGCCACCTTGGGCTTCCTGTTTCCCTCTGGGCCAGGTGGCCTCAAGGATCAAGTCCTGAAGATGCAGAAGAAGGAAGGTCAAGGGGTCCAGCCCATGCCAAGATACGGTGGGTAGACCCCCGAAGGTGGGATGTGGCCTCGGGTGGCCTGCCTGGTCTTCTTGTCCCGTCAACACTGGTGTTGACACACCCAGCCCTCCTGCTGGCCCTGTCAGCCATTGGAGACAGGATGGCATCTCGCATGCTCTGAGCGTGAGTCACTCCCGTCTGCTCCATGTGGACCTCGTGTCCTCGTCCTTGGGAATGGAGGCACAGTGACCTCAGGACACTGCTCTGTCCCCAGGACCCGAACTGCTGGCCCTGGGGGTGCTGCACATCCCTAGTGAGTGACGGCCCAGCCCACCTTACGAGGGCAGTTGTCATGCCTCGGTTTCCACAGCAGCCTTGgcgtggggagaggggctgtggACAGGGTCCCTTCCCAGACTCCCGGACGGGGGTCCAGCGGCCTCTCCCTTGGCTTCCTTGAGTCTGGGGGGCCGGCCAAGGCTCCTCCCTGAGGTCGGATGCCGGGCCTGGGGGCTCACCCGCTGCCTTGCCCTCTCCGGCCAGGCTGCATGGTGCGGCAGGCGGTCAACCTTGCGATGGGCGTCCTGGTCGCCTGGCTCAGCATCCCTGTGGTCCTCAACCTGCTGAGTCCCAAGCAAGTCATGAACAGCTCCTTCAACCCCCTCAGAATCGTCAACACGTacggggcctttggaaggtaccACGCTGAGCTTCTCATCTCCTCACCCCATCCGCCGGGTGGCCATGCAGGTCCCAAGGCTGCTGAGGGAGAGCAGGCTGGACCAGCCACACGGGCAATCTCGGTCCAGGGCGCGGTCGCGAGGTCTGCTCTACGCCCTGTTGGGGAGGCGTGCACTGTGTGGGGCAGGCCGctcccacctgctcctcctcccccacagtCTGCTTGGGAGGGGGCCCGGGGTGGAGGGTGCAGTGCCCTGACTCAGCCTCCCCAACAGCATCACCAAGGAGCGCACGGAGGTCATCCTGCAGGGCACGGCCAGCCCCAACGCCAGCGCGCCGGACGCCGTGTGGGAGGACTATGAATTCAAGTGCAAGCCGGGCAACCTGAGGAGGCGGCCGTGCCTCATCTCCCCCTACCACCACCGCCTCGACTGGCTCATGTGGTTCGCGGCCTTCCAGGTgggccctctccttccctcccgcCGCGTCCTGGGTGTTCTTGGCGGGCAGTGGACGGCGGGCTTCGGGCACTCCAGTGTCCTTGAGGCTGCAGCGGCCCCGGAAACGCCCTCGAGTGGCTGgcggggaaggcaggcagggttGAGATCAGACCCCGCAGAGATGACATCAAGCCCACATGGCACGCAGTCTGCTGGCGCCTGTGCAGCTGCCGCCCGCCTTACGGCCCACCCGGGCTCGCTGACATGGATCAGGCGAAGGACCAGCGTCCGGCGTCCACTGTGGAGCATTGTCTTGGGCTCCCGCACTGCCCCTCAGGGGAGCACACCCCACACGCCCTCTGAGCCCAGGGCCAGGACCCAAGGCCGGGCACAGCGTGTGACGACACATGACAACACTGTGCCCGGTTCCTCCCCGAGGCCGCCTCCCCTCCGATCTTTTCTTGTGCGCCCACCGCACACACAACAGGCGAGAAGGGGAAGCAGGCAGCCCCTCTGGAGGGACCTGAACCCAAGAAACGGGTGGGCACCAGGGCAGCCCACCCTGCGGGAGGCCAACCCCACACCATGGCCTGAGCACCCGTCCTTGTCATCCCAGACCTACGAGCACAACGAGTGGATCCTCCACCTAGCGGGCAAGCTCCTGGTCAACGACGCCCAGACCCTGTCGCTGCTGGCCTTCAACCCTTTTGCAGGCAGGGCCCCGCCCAGGTGAGACTCGCCACCTCGGCCCCAGCCACCTGTTAGGGCTTCTTCCCAAATGCAGGGGTCTGCTCTGGCCCCACACCATTGACCGGCTCCACTTGCCTGCCGAGGGGACAcagtggggggagggaggcatcctggaggaggggtgggtgtCCGAGGGGGCTCTGGAGCCTGCCGGTGAGCGCCCCACCCTTCCTCCGTCACCATGCAATCCCTGCAGTGTCTCCTCCAGAGCCCGCCTGCCGCGCCGTCACCTGGTCAGGGGCCTGGGTGTCAGGGTTCCACCTGGGCCCCTCAGGCTTCCCCAGGCGGCCTCTCCCTCTGGGGGCTCAGCCCAGCCCCTCGGAGACGCCGTGGCCACGGGCTGCAGGCTAACGCACCCTCCCGCCACAGGTGGGTCCGGGGTGAGCACTACCGCTACAAGTTCAGCCAGCCTGGGGGCGGGCACGCCGCCGATGGCAAGTGGTGGATCCGCAGGAGGCTCGGTGCCTACTTCCCCCCGCTCAGCCTCCAGGACCTGAAGGGCTACTTCAAGGCCCGGGAGTGGCCGTACACAGAACTGGAATAGAGTGGCCTGTGCCCGAGAAATAAAGCGGGAGGCCACGCCAGCTGCTCTGAGTGAGGTCTCGTTCCCAGCGCCGCTGCCTGCGCCTGCATGTCCAAGAAGGCAAACCGGTGAGAGGGGGGATCTCGGGAGCCCCTGGGTTTCCTAGTTGATTAGAGACCCCAGGGGGCGGGAGGGCCACCGGGGTCCAGGTGGAGATCATGCGCACAGCTCTCCAGGCTGGGCCCCGCTTTCCTCCCCAGGGACCAGCATCCCAAGCACGGAGAGAAGCCCTTTGTCCCCCTGGGGCGGGCCGCCCCACCGGGCCTCCGCCCCTCCTTTGTGACCAGAGCCCCCAGTCTCGTGCTGTGGGGCCTCCTGCTCCCTGACCTGCAGAGGGGGTGGGTGGCCTGGTGCTGCAGCAGCAGGGATGCCCACAGCCGCGATTGGAGGCCCGGTCGTCACAAGCTAAGCAGGAGTGTTTTCTGCTTGGCGATCCTTCTGGGCCCCGCTGCCACAGCACTGGGTGCATCCCGAGTCTTTACTGCCCGGCGTCAGCTGTGAGCGAGCAGAACGCCCGCCCGTGGGGTGGGGGCCCCCTGGACTAACAGCCACGCAGCGGGCAGCACGGCCCCAGCCCTGGTCGCCAGACCTGGGGAGTCGGAGGGGCTCCCACCCAGGGGGCAGCAAGTGGGGGCACCAGGCGgctcccccttcctcccaccccacccccacccctgaccgTCCAGGGCACAAGCCACACCACGGAGGGTCTCGGCTGGAACGAGGGGGTTCAGGCCAGGAGGCCGGCTGAGGTGGGCACAAGTGCGGGTCTGTGTGGAGCCCCCGCCCgcctggggggccagcccaggtgcCAACAGAGAGTCCGTGTTCCTGCTCACAGGGAAACAGGCTCCCTGTGTCTGTGTCGGGACAGACGGGGCCTCAGACGAGGAGCCTGGAGCCAGCAAGTCTGCCCGCGGCGGCCGCGTGGAGCTAACCGCCGGCTGCTGTGCCTGGGCAGCCCTTCCTGGGGGGCTCTGCCAGCGGGGGGGTGCACAGGGGGTGTCCTGTGAGGCCCAGTGTGGGCAGGGGGCCTGAGGAGACACTGCGCCTGGGCCCAGAAGGCGCTCCCCCACTGCGCCCAGAACCATGAGTGGCCTCCCTGCCAGGAGCCGTGGGGGGAGCGTGGGGGGGATCCCTGTGCCTGCCAGCCGGGCTCGTCGCCACCCAGGGCTTGGGCAGGGGAGCCCCAGGACTCAGATGCCCTAACTGTgggcttctctctgggcctcggtccAGCCATGCCTCCAAGTCTCCCAGAACCCCCAAGACACACACAGGAGGTGACGCTTAGGCCTGGGGcgtgggggcagggctggagctAGAGGCAGAGGTGACACAGGGAGACCCCAGGCCCAGTCACAGGGACCCCTTGGCTCAGGGGCACCCCAGGAACTGGTGGCCCCACAGCCGTCCCAGGACAGGACAAATACACACTCACCCCAGGGACATCACAGGTGACCCCAGGTCTGGGTCTGGCTGAGGGCACTGTGGCTGGAGAGAGGCCACTCCTCTGACAAACTAAGGACCCCCCAGacctgctcctcctgcagcccctcacCCTCCTGGGCTCggggccccctgcccccacccatccAACAGCAGACGGCACCGGCTTCACCCTCAGAGTCTGTCCCGAGGCCCACACGTCCCTCCTTGCTGGCTGTGAATAGTCActgccaccccagcccacccaggGCCTTTCTGCCCCACACTCGCCAGCGCCTCGGGCGCGGGGCCTCCGCACTGGCACCTCCTGGTGCCCATGCCCCCAGAGCCACCAAGCCCTGCCTTCACCTGCCACCAGGCTGCTCCTGGTCACACTCGCAGCTGGTGggagcccagcctggcccctcagGCCAAGCGGCCCCTATCCAGGTCTGCCAGGTAAACTGTCGCCTGGTGGACGCAAAGAGCGCAGACACCGCGGGCACCTGCTCCACCCAACACCTCCCATGAGACCTGTTGTTTCTTAGTCGACCCAAGAGAAACTTCcggagaggggaggggctcagGGACACGAGGTGGGGCATTAGCCGTCTGGGTCTGAGGGACCGCTGCACGGCTGAGTCCGGGAGCATGGGGGCCATTCTCTCCTCTTCGCTCTCCCACCAGATGTTGGCTGGGGCAGATGGTCCAGGCACGGCTCTCCGCCCCACTGCAGGGAACTGTGGTCAGACTCAGTCGGGTGCTGGAGCCACTGCAGCCACTTCTGCCCTGAGGGGTctagggtgtgggggaggggcggcgggggcggctgAGAACTTCAGGTGCCCCTGGTCTTCCCACCCGCTCTCTCTAGCTGATGGCCCTGGAAATCATGCCTGGCCGAGCCAGCCGTGCCGAGACCCCTGCCTCTGTCTGGGGACTCCTCCGTGCAGAACACTACACCCCCATGGCTGTCACACGTCTGGACGGGGGCTGTCCAGGCATGGCAGCACACCCAGGCCACCTCATCCCACCTGGGCCCCGCCAGGACCGTAAGCTGCAGAGTTTGTCCCTGTGGCCACACCGCATTCCAGAAAGTTCCTCAGCCCAGAAGGTGCTGGGCACATGCTGAGACGTctgtgccccaccccccccacTGCTGCCCCAAGACATGGAGGGGACCCTGACTCTCCACCTCGagggcccccccccacccccactgagcAACGTCGGCCCCCAGCTTGACCTGTTGAGTCGGGGCCGGGAGGCTGGGTCCCCTGGAAAGGGCCTGGCACAGGAGGACCACCCAGGCCGCTGCCTGTTTTGGGGGATCTGGCACTCCAGTCGCCATGCGCCAGGCAGTGGCGGTACTCAGGGTGACCTGCTGGGCCTGGCTGTCGGCTCTGTCCTGAGCCGTGGGCTCCGCTGAGGGCCTGTCTCGGGGGACGGccaccctgcctcccctcctgctccagcGGCCAGGTGAGGAGGCAGCTCCCATCGCACACGGGGCAGGGTGCATGGGCTGTCGTCAGGGAGAGGGGCTCTGATGTCCCTCCTTGGCCCAGAGGCTTTTACTTCATGGTAATTAGATACAGTTCGGCACCTGCGAAGGCCGAGACATGCCTCTGGGCCTTGTTCAGATGAGAGACCCTCCCTGGGCGCCCCTTCTCTCCTGGGGCCGCTGCACCTGCTGGTGGGCCTCACGCCCCATGGTCTTGGGCCGCTGGTTCCAGCTGGAAGGGTCTGTGCCTCAGGCTCTCAGGAGGGGATGGAGCTTCAGCTCAGCACGTCTGGAGTCCGGGAGGTGACAGGCCATTAAAACTGGGCCAGGGAGGAACAGAAAGCTGAGCAGCTACTGTACGTAACCGCTTGCATGGCCTCTACGGTTATTCATGTCGCTCATGGCGCCCTTATAACTTCCAGATCTCTCCCACCAGGGGGGCGGCCCCTCTCCGTTCCTGAGCTTTGTTCTGggcttttctcttttgtctcctgGTCGGTCTTCCCAGGGCGCCAGCTCTGGGTCCTGCAATCAACTCTCCTCTTGCGGTTTCCAGTTCTCGCACGGCTTGCTGtcatctccctcccttccttccacatcTGCCAGGCTTTTGTCCGCTCTCTTCCTGGGTTGCAAACTTACTTCGTTTCTGTCCTTCCTCCTGATTTCTAGGAAACGCGGCTACGGAGCCCCCGGCCGCACCCGTGGGTTCTGTTGGATACTGTGGGCCTTGTCTGTGAATTCTAGAGattctcatttcctctttaaGCCATCCCATAATAGAGGTGGGGACTTCCATTCTCAGATGAATGGATTTGGGGCGCcatcttttgtttatatttaattttatcgCCTGTGTTGGCCACTCCTGGCTCCCTCAGGATCGACGCACCTTTCAGAAGTGAACGAGGCTCCTGGGAAGAATACCATCTTGAATTCTGAGGCACTACTTGCATCTCTCTCCTGAGGGGTTCCCTTGCTCAGCAGCATGACAGTCTGGCCAGGCCCATTCCCATGTTGACCTCCCCACCCCGTGTCCTCACGGTTAACGACCCACAGGCCCTTCATCCTCAGGGACTCAGTTCCTACACCACTGAGTAAGGCGGAACTCACGTAACGGCAAATCGACCTTTAAAACTCCTGAagtcagggccggccccatgaccgagtggctAAAGTTCCGCATggtccacttcagcggcccaggtttgcagatttggatcctgggtgcggacctgctccactcatcagccacgccctacacataaagtacaggaagattgacatagatgttggctcagggtgaattttcctcaggcaaaaaaagaggaggattggcagcagatgttagctcagggcaaatcttgctcacacacacacaaaaaaaaaactcctaaaatcatcaaaaaaaattGACGGACCTTTAGCTTGACTGACAAGAGAAGACGCAAGCAAGTAAAATCAAAAAAGGAACTGGGGGCAGtactactgaccttacagaaatacaaaggattataagagaactaTGAACAGTTGTATGCCAGCCAACCAGATCAACCAGATAAAAGGGACAAAGCCCCAGAGACACAGACTACTAAGAGGGACtcaggaagaaacaggaaattgGAAAAGATCTgcaacaagtaaagagattgaatcaataatcaaaaacctcccagcagAGAAAAATACTGGACCAGATGGCTTCGTTACTGAGTTCTACCAAGAATTTAAAGAGGAATTCACATCAGTCCTTTCCAAACTCTCCCAAAATATTAGAAGAGAAATACTTCCTGACTCATCCTGTGGGGCCAGTGTTACTCTGATAATAAAGCTGGACAAAGACATCAATATCCTCTATAAATACAGATccaaaaacactcaaaaaataatagaaaacaaatctaACAGCATATTAAGAGGATTTTATGGCCTGACCAAGTGGGCTTTATCTCAGGAATGCGAGAGTGGTTCCCTGAGAAAATCAGTCAGTGCGACAGACCCCGTGAGCAGAACGCGGGGGAACCAGGACCGTCtcaaatgatgcagaaaaagcatttgacaaaacccaacaccctttcatgatgaaaaccACTCAGAAAActaggcatagaaggaaacttcaACATCATGAAAGGCATTTACGAAAAACCCGCAACTAACGTCATACTcgagtgaaagactgaaagctgtGCCCTGGGGTCAGCACCAAGACAAGGTGCCCGTTTTCATCACTGCTGTTCAACTTCGGACTCGAGGTCTAGCCAGAGTGATtggtcaagaaaaataaataaaaggctttGAAATTGGAAGAAGTAAAcctctctattcacagatgacatgatcctatgtATAGAAAATTCCAGTGACTCACACACACCCAAAAAAACTACTGGAGCCAATAAACTAAGTCCGCAGAGTTGCAGGGTACAACGTCAGCACACAAAGTCAGGTATGTTTCCATACGATGAACAGTCTGAAAAAGAAGCTAAggaaacaattccacttacaataagcatccaaaagagtaaaatacctaggaataaagttaaccacggagatgaaagacttggacactgaaaactagaaaacacggctgaaagaaatcaaagacaacgTAGATAAATGGAAAGGCACCCGTGTCCATGGATCGGATGACTTAGTATGGTTAGGATGATAGTAGTACCCAAAGTGATGGACAGAGTCAGTGAGATCTCtctcaaaattccaatggcctttttgcagaaatggaaaagccagtcctcaaattcacatggaattgcaaggggccctaaataactaaaacaatcttgaaaaagaagaagaaagttgaaggactcatacttcctgatttaaaagtttactacaaagctacagtaagccGAACAGTGTGGTGCCGGCGTGAGGAGAGACACGTAGATGACTGGAACAGAACGGGGAGCCCAGAATGAGCCCCCACACATACATCAAATGATTGCTGACAAGGTTCCGAGACCGTTCAAGGGAAGAGGACAGTCTCCTCAACAATGGTGCTGGGACAGCTGGATCTAAATGCTAGAGGATGAAGTTGGGCCCTTACCTCAagccatatacaaaaactaaaacGGAcgaaagacttaaacataagagcTACCACTATTAAAACTCGTAAAAGAAAATGTAGCTAAATCCTCacgaccttggatttggcaatgaacTCAGATAAGcaagagcaacaaaagaaaaaacagatcaattggactgcatcaaaatttaaaacttctgcatctaaggacattatcaagaaagtaaaaagacaatccacagaatgggagaagatacttgcatgTCATTTATGATAAGAGTctagttgtaagaattctttatatattctggatactagacaacagaaaagaacaaacaccCTAATCAAAAGGACTTGAAGGGCCAgttctccaaggaagacataccGGTGGCCAACAAGCCCGTGGAAAGATGCTTGGCATCcttggtcattagggaaatgcacaggaaaaccacaatgaggtaccagtAGGgtgactgtaatttttttttaatagaataagtgttggcaagggggCAAAGTTGCAAccttcatgcattgctggtgggaatgcaaaatggctcagccgctatggaaaacagtctggcaagttcctcaagaagttaaacatGGATCAGttaccagatgatccagcaattccacttctgggtatctatccaagagaagtgaaaacggAGACTCACACAGAACCTTGTACGCCATGCTCACAGCAGCATGGTTCACAGTAGCCAGAAGATGGAgacaacccaggtgtccatcaccAGGTGCATGGagaacaaaatgtggtccatccacacagtggaatattattcagccataaaaaggaataaagtactgacacGCTACAACACGGGTCAGCCTGGAAAAcgtatgctcagtgaaataagccagacacaaaggacccCCTCTCACGTGATTCCGTTGATGTGAAACATCTAGAATAGGTAGGTGcagggagacagaaagcagagcagggGTTGCTGGAGGCTGGGGGGTGACCACTAACGGGCATAGGTTTCCTTCTGAGGTGATGAAATACTTTGAAATAGAAGTGATGATGCCACAATGCTGtgatgtactaaatgccactgtttgttcacttttaaatggttgattttatgttatTGTCAGTTTCgcctctactttttaaaataaactcccCCCAGAAAGCCTCCTCAGTGTCAGACCCTGGCCCCCTCTGCCGAGACCTCGTGGGCCCAGGGCCACGCAGATCCGgtgcttcctcccttccttgctGAGTGCACAGCCTGCAGCGCACGTCACACGCCAGTTCTCTTTTAGCTGGTGGTCTAGGAAAGATGGTGGCAGATACGCAACTGCCAAATAGCCGAGGAAAAGGCGAGCAATGAGAGGGCAGCCAGAGCTGTGTGATGGTGGCGGTTCTGGAGCCGTCCGCCACCCGGCTGGGTCTCTGCAGAGGCTGCCTGCCTCGCCCTTTCCCGGGGTCAGCTCCCTGCTCAGCAAGGcctcagggcagagctggggtcacGCCCCCCCTCCCTACAGGTGTGCGGCCGCCTCAGTCCACCGGGACCGGCCTGGCGAGGTGGCAGCCGCTGGCCCTGGCCTCCCGGCTGGGCTCTCTGCCTGCCCAGGCGTTCCACTCGGTCCAAACTGTTACCGCTTCATACTCAGTCCTGGTACCTGGTGGTCTCAGCCCTTACTTCTCGAAACTGCCTTACTATCATTGGCCCATTGCTCAAAACAAGCTGACGTTTCGTAATCCCAATGGTTTATGTGCAAATAGCGGACGGCGTGGTTtcttcccctcctgctcccaggcctctttttcttgtcttcttgtgCTGGGCATCCAGGTTGAGGCCTCCCATCTCTCTTAGGattgctcatttttttcctgagctaGAATTGTCCCTTTAAAAATCTCACCACAGTGAGCCGGTCGCCTGCAAAAGCACTTCAGCTGCATCCATGTGGAAATGCTGGAGAAAACACTAAAAAACCTTGTATCTGAACTcccaaaaaagaaggaacaatCTGGTGCAAGACAAGAAGAGAAGCTCAAAGGCAGAGCAGTGCGCCCGTCCTGACCTCGTGGGGCTCTGAACAAAGACCTCAGCATAAAACGAGACCCTTCCAGGGCCAAGACATTGGAGAACAAAATCAATTAAACCCAACCTGGT
Coding sequences:
- the LMF1 gene encoding lipase maturation factor 1 isoform X3; this encodes MLCLVCLQPAFGVQNGWRVETGWESQLLETGFLGIFLCPLWTLSRLPRGTPTSQIVVWGFRWLIFRIMLGAGLIKIRGDQCWRDLTCMDFHYETQPVPNPVAYFLHRSPWWVHRIETLGNHFLELVVPFFVFLGRRMCVLHGVLQILFQVVLIISGNLSFLNWLTIVPSIACFDDATLGFLFPSGPGGLKDQVLKMQKKEGQGVQPMPRYGCMVRQAVNLAMGVLVAWLSIPVVLNLLSPKQVMNSSFNPLRIVNTYGAFGSITKERTEVILQGTASPNASAPDAVWEDYEFKCKPGNLRRRPCLISPYHHRLDWLMWFAAFQTYEHNEWILHLAGKLLVNDAQTLSLLAFNPFAGRAPPRWVRGEHYRYKFSQPGGGHAADGKWWIRRRLGAYFPPLSLQDLKGYFKAREWPYTELE
- the LMF1 gene encoding lipase maturation factor 1 isoform X2 — protein: MECLWCGLCIWPLSELRLPGVIRVVRVGAHSVHSSVRGWESQLLETGFLGIFLCPLWTLSRLPRGTPTSQIVVWGFRWLIFRIMLGAGLIKIRGDQCWRDLTCMDFHYETQPVPNPVAYFLHRSPWWVHRIETLGNHFLELVVPFFVFLGRRMCVLHGVLQILFQVVLIISGNLSFLNWLTIVPSIACFDDATLGFLFPSGPGGLKDQVLKMQKKEGQGVQPMPRYGCMVRQAVNLAMGVLVAWLSIPVVLNLLSPKQVMNSSFNPLRIVNTYGAFGSITKERTEVILQGTASPNASAPDAVWEDYEFKCKPGNLRRRPCLISPYHHRLDWLMWFAAFQTYEHNEWILHLAGKLLVNDAQTLSLLAFNPFAGRAPPRWVRGEHYRYKFSQPGGGHAADGKWWIRRRLGAYFPPLSLQDLKGYFKAREWPYTELE